From a single Micrococcales bacterium genomic region:
- the rnhA gene encoding ribonuclease HI: MSVHAFTDGACSGNPGPGGWGVVLRWNDHEKELFGGESETTNNRMELMAAISALESLTRPAEVVITTDSTYVLKGITEWLPNWKRRNWQTASKQPVKNVDLWQRLDEAVSRHTVTWEWVKGHNGHPENERADELARRGIADIRQG, from the coding sequence GTGAGTGTGCACGCTTTCACCGATGGGGCGTGTTCGGGCAATCCCGGCCCCGGCGGATGGGGCGTGGTTCTGCGCTGGAACGACCACGAGAAGGAGTTGTTCGGCGGCGAGTCCGAGACCACCAACAACCGCATGGAGCTGATGGCGGCGATCAGTGCACTGGAATCGCTGACCCGGCCCGCGGAGGTGGTCATCACCACGGACTCGACGTACGTCCTGAAAGGCATCACCGAGTGGCTGCCCAACTGGAAACGCCGCAACTGGCAGACCGCGTCCAAACAGCCGGTGAAGAACGTGGATCTCTGGCAGCGGCTCGATGAGGCCGTCTCCCGGCACACCGTGACGTGGGAATGGGTCAAGGGCCACAACGGCCACCCTGAGAACGAACGCGCCGACGAACTCGCCCGCCGGGGGATCGCCGACATCCGGCAAGGGTGA
- a CDS encoding alpha/beta hydrolase: MLERHPNAFLITLANFGVTLPMHKSQEHLTRDIQRGLEKQGRAPDSPVVLVGHSQGAVASLRYAVDHPHQVLHVISVGAPWQGSLSAKRVSRIFRWTPRDITPALSDMAEGSPFLEQLHDDLPVIADRVTNIYSTHELFMSPYTAAHIDIPGVTNYLISTAAEYKRHMAAYPDLPLDGHIEGRITHIGEMNAPEVRAVIWAKVQEITDAVRRGDIGEGRPA; this comes from the coding sequence GTGCTGGAGCGACACCCGAACGCGTTCCTCATCACCCTGGCCAACTTCGGCGTCACCCTGCCCATGCACAAGTCCCAGGAGCACCTCACCCGGGACATCCAGCGGGGCCTGGAGAAGCAGGGCCGGGCGCCTGACTCACCCGTCGTGCTCGTCGGCCATTCCCAGGGGGCCGTAGCATCGCTGCGCTACGCGGTGGACCATCCGCACCAGGTGCTGCACGTCATCAGCGTTGGCGCTCCCTGGCAGGGATCGCTGAGCGCGAAGCGCGTCTCGCGGATCTTCCGGTGGACCCCCCGCGACATCACGCCGGCGCTGTCCGACATGGCGGAGGGATCGCCCTTCCTGGAGCAACTCCATGACGACCTGCCGGTCATCGCCGACCGGGTGACCAACATCTACAGCACGCATGAGTTGTTCATGAGTCCTTACACCGCGGCGCACATCGACATCCCGGGCGTCACCAACTACCTCATCTCCACCGCAGCCGAGTACAAACGCCACATGGCGGCCTACCCGGATCTGCCGCTGGACGGGCACATCGAGGGCCGAATCACGCACATCGGCGAGATGAACGCCCCGGAGGTGCGGGCGGTGATCTGGGCCAAGGTGCAGGAGATCACCGACGCCGTCCGCCGCGGCGACATCGGTGAGGGCCGGCCCGCTTAG
- a CDS encoding shikimate kinase yields the protein MNIVLIGMRGVGKTNIARRVGFLTKRPVMSTDVLVEYESGLPIPEFVEHRGWPAFRDAEYEVVRKLSRLDGLIIDAGGGILVDLDDQGEECYSERKAELLKSGGTVVFLAGDIERLAAKVAGDPRRPTLDSRTSAAALMRARLPLYQRAADWTIDVEGRQRGDIAADIAAACT from the coding sequence GTGAACATCGTGCTCATCGGCATGCGGGGGGTCGGGAAGACCAACATCGCCCGCCGGGTCGGCTTCCTGACCAAGCGGCCGGTCATGTCCACCGACGTGCTCGTGGAGTACGAGTCGGGCCTGCCCATCCCGGAGTTCGTCGAGCACCGCGGCTGGCCCGCGTTCCGGGACGCCGAGTACGAAGTGGTCCGCAAGTTGTCGCGCCTCGACGGGCTGATCATCGACGCCGGGGGCGGCATCCTCGTCGATCTCGATGACCAGGGCGAGGAGTGCTACAGCGAACGCAAGGCGGAGCTGCTGAAATCCGGTGGGACGGTCGTCTTCCTGGCCGGGGACATCGAACGCCTGGCCGCAAAGGTCGCCGGCGACCCGCGCCGGCCCACCCTGGACTCCCGGACATCGGCCGCGGCGCTGATGCGGGCGCGGCTGCCTCTCTACCAACGCGCTGCGGACTGGACCATCGACGTGGAGGGCCGCCAGCGCGGGGATATCGCTGCCGACATCGCCGCTGCCTGCACCTGA
- a CDS encoding NAD(P)/FAD-dependent oxidoreductase: MRHRVVIIGSGFGGLFAAKRLKRADVDVTLISRESHHTFQPLLYQVATGILSQGEIAPATREVLKRHKDTQVLLGEVTDIDLTTRTVVSSVGSQRTVTEYDSLIVAAGAGTGYFGHDDFEPFAPGLKSIDDALELRARIYGAFEMAELQEDPADAARWLTFVVVGAGPTGVELAGQIVELSRRTIKRDFRRIDPRQARVILVEGGDGVLSGFGSKQSAKAQEQLERMGIDVRLQGMVDSVDSAGVQVTYRDGQAERIDSRCVIWAAGVQASPLGAQLAEQSGAGLDRAGRVQVLPDLTLPGHPEVFVIGDMIALDDLPGVAQVAMQGAKFSAAKIRARLEDKPEKERFEYFDKGSMATISRFRAVANVGKLELRGFLAWIAWLFIHILYLVGFQEKISTLGHWAVAFIGRSRAERTFTLEQSRGALTEEREPRIHRAA; this comes from the coding sequence ATGAGGCATCGTGTAGTGATCATCGGTTCGGGTTTCGGGGGACTGTTCGCGGCCAAGCGGCTCAAGCGGGCCGACGTGGACGTCACCCTCATCTCCCGGGAGTCCCACCACACCTTCCAGCCGTTGCTGTACCAGGTGGCAACCGGGATCCTGTCGCAGGGCGAGATCGCCCCGGCCACCCGCGAGGTCCTGAAGCGGCACAAGGACACCCAGGTCCTGCTCGGCGAGGTGACGGACATCGATCTGACCACGCGCACGGTCGTGTCCTCGGTGGGCTCGCAGCGCACCGTCACCGAGTACGACTCGCTCATCGTCGCCGCCGGTGCGGGTACCGGCTACTTCGGGCACGACGACTTCGAGCCCTTCGCGCCCGGGCTCAAGAGCATCGACGACGCCCTGGAGTTGCGGGCACGGATCTACGGGGCGTTCGAGATGGCCGAGCTGCAGGAGGATCCCGCAGACGCCGCTCGCTGGCTGACGTTCGTGGTGGTCGGTGCCGGCCCCACGGGTGTGGAGCTCGCCGGGCAGATCGTGGAATTGTCCCGCCGCACGATCAAGCGCGACTTCCGGCGCATCGATCCGCGGCAGGCGCGCGTCATTCTCGTCGAGGGTGGCGATGGCGTGCTGTCCGGTTTCGGGTCGAAGCAGTCGGCGAAGGCCCAGGAACAGCTGGAACGCATGGGCATCGACGTGCGGTTGCAGGGGATGGTCGACTCCGTGGACAGCGCCGGGGTACAGGTCACCTACCGCGACGGTCAGGCGGAGCGCATCGACTCGCGGTGCGTCATCTGGGCCGCCGGGGTGCAGGCCTCGCCGCTCGGGGCGCAACTGGCCGAGCAGAGTGGCGCCGGGCTCGACCGGGCCGGCCGGGTGCAGGTGCTGCCGGACCTCACCCTGCCCGGTCACCCCGAGGTCTTCGTGATCGGCGACATGATCGCCCTCGATGACCTGCCCGGCGTGGCGCAGGTGGCCATGCAGGGTGCGAAGTTCAGCGCCGCCAAGATCCGGGCCCGGCTGGAAGACAAGCCCGAGAAGGAGCGCTTCGAGTACTTCGACAAGGGCAGCATGGCGACCATCTCCCGGTTCCGTGCGGTGGCCAACGTCGGGAAGTTGGAACTGCGCGGGTTCCTGGCGTGGATCGCGTGGTTGTTCATCCACATCCTGTACCTCGTGGGCTTCCAGGAGAAGATCTCGACCCTGGGCCACTGGGCCGTGGCGTTCATCGGTCGCAGCCGCGCCGAACGCACCTTCACCCTGGAGCAGTCCCGCGGGGCGCTCACCGAGGAACGCGAGCCGCGGATCCATCGAGCGGCCTAG
- the rocD gene encoding ornithine--oxo-acid transaminase, whose product MDSASYIALEERSGAHNYHPLPVVVAQGNGAWVTDVEGRRYLDFLSAYSALNFGHGHPRLLEVAHRQLDRLTLTSRAIHSDQLGPFCAELTDLVGMDRALPMNSGAEAVESAIKTARAWGYRRKGVPDGEAVILVAHQNFHGRTTTIISFSDDPVARNDFGPYTPGFQVIGFGDIDALRVALANPNVVAFLVEPIQGEAGIIVPPEGYLPAAAAACRDADVLFIADEIQSGLGRTGHTLACDAEGVVPDVLLLGKALGGGILPISAVVSRDDVLGVLRPGEHGSTFGGNPLALAIAREVIALLATGEYQQRSAELGAHMLQRLRDEAPPTVREVRGKGLWAGVEVHEQYAPVRPRCEAALDAGVIVKDTHSTTLRLAPPLTISREDLDHGIDVVLKVLG is encoded by the coding sequence ATGGACAGCGCGTCGTACATCGCACTTGAGGAACGCTCCGGAGCCCACAACTACCACCCCCTTCCGGTGGTCGTCGCACAGGGGAACGGCGCGTGGGTCACCGACGTCGAGGGCCGCCGTTATCTGGACTTCCTCAGCGCCTACTCGGCCCTGAACTTCGGACACGGCCATCCGCGACTGCTGGAGGTCGCGCACCGGCAACTGGACCGGCTGACATTGACGTCAAGAGCCATCCATTCCGATCAACTCGGGCCGTTCTGCGCCGAGCTCACCGATCTCGTGGGGATGGACCGGGCGCTGCCCATGAACTCCGGGGCAGAAGCGGTGGAATCGGCCATCAAGACCGCACGGGCATGGGGCTACCGCCGCAAGGGGGTGCCCGACGGGGAGGCGGTGATCCTCGTGGCACACCAGAACTTCCACGGCCGGACGACCACGATCATCTCCTTCAGCGACGACCCCGTGGCCCGCAACGACTTCGGCCCGTACACCCCGGGCTTCCAGGTCATCGGCTTCGGGGACATCGACGCGCTGCGGGTCGCCTTGGCGAACCCGAACGTCGTGGCCTTCCTCGTCGAGCCGATCCAGGGGGAGGCGGGGATCATCGTGCCGCCCGAGGGGTACCTGCCGGCGGCGGCCGCGGCCTGCCGCGACGCCGACGTCTTGTTCATCGCCGACGAGATCCAATCAGGCCTCGGCCGCACCGGCCATACCCTGGCCTGCGACGCCGAAGGGGTCGTCCCGGACGTGCTGCTGCTGGGCAAGGCCCTTGGTGGGGGGATACTCCCGATCTCCGCAGTGGTGTCCCGCGACGACGTCCTCGGGGTCCTGCGACCCGGTGAGCACGGATCCACGTTCGGCGGGAACCCGCTGGCCCTGGCCATCGCGCGCGAAGTGATCGCGCTGCTGGCGACCGGGGAGTACCAGCAGCGCAGTGCCGAGCTCGGCGCCCACATGCTGCAGCGCCTGCGCGACGAGGCGCCGCCGACGGTACGCGAGGTGCGCGGCAAGGGCCTGTGGGCAGGCGTCGAGGTGCACGAGCAGTACGCGCCGGTGCGCCCGCGCTGTGAGGCGGCACTGGACGCCGGGGTCATCGTCAAGGACACGCACTCCACGACCCTGCGCCTGGCACCGCCCCTGACCATCTCCCGCGAGGACCTCGACCACGGCATCGATGTGGTCCTCAAGGTCCTCGGGTGA